From the genome of Eucalyptus grandis isolate ANBG69807.140 chromosome 2, ASM1654582v1, whole genome shotgun sequence, one region includes:
- the LOC120290410 gene encoding uncharacterized protein LOC120290410 has product MEDVIMMMPQHYVFHNLKELGLACYHDENVAFPSNFLLHRFPNLESLNVICSSFEEIFPEDLSGHGGATPYGELTDMEKPLQALRNLRQLDLYKLRNLKQVWKDGSLMAEILKQIEVLWVKECPSLSIILPSPTSFQRLTSLEIRDCVGLVHLGTCSTVTSLAHLTRLILINCGAMEDVVTDDGNGVEEISFPMLQWLTLDGLPSLESFSTTNCTFKFPSLWSPVVMKCPKMNIFCKGALRTPNLDKVLLSYVGDEWRWEGDLNTTIRTLSA; this is encoded by the coding sequence ATGGAGGATGTTATCATGATGATGCCGCAGCATTACGTCTTCCACAATCTCAAAGAGCTGGGTTTGGCATGCTACCATGATGAAAATGTCGCTTTTCCTTCCAACTTCCTTCTCCACAGATTCCCCAATCTAGAATCGCTTAATGTGATATGTAGTTCCTTTGAGGAGATATTTCCAGAAGATTTGTCTGGACATGGGGGAGCGACTCCCTATGGAGAACTAACTGACATGGAAAAACCTCTCCAGGCACTGCGAAATCTTAGGCAACTAGACTTGTATAAGCTGCGCAACCTGAAGCAAGTTTGGAAAGATGGTTCCTTGATGGCTGAAATTCTCAAACAGATTGAAGTTCTGTGGGTTAAGGAGTGCCCGAGTTTATCGATCATACTTCCATCCCCGACTTCATTCCAAAGATTGACGAGTTTGGAAATACGCGATTGCGTTGGTTTAGTTCATTTGGGGACTTGCTCAACAGTGACAAGTCTGGCGCACCTTACTCGGCTAATACTAATAAATTGTGGTGCGATGGAAGACGTGGTGACAGATGATGGAAATGGAGTGGAGGAGATCTCTTTCCCCATGCTGCAATGGTTGACACTTGATGGTTTACCAAGCCTTGAGAGCTTCTCCACCACTAATTGCACCTTCAAATTCCCATCGCTGTGGAGTCCCGTCGTCATGAAGTGCCCCAAGATGAATATATTCTGCAAGGGTGCCTTGAGGACACCGAACCTAGATAAAGTACTCCTCTCCTACGTGGGTGATGAATGGCGTTGGGAGGGCGACCTTAATACCACCATTCGAACCTTATCGGCTTGA
- the LOC120290650 gene encoding uncharacterized protein LOC120290650 — MTQVIQELHKKNNFPVVHYEDPPIGITALTSAAAYADNDEDVSESRASFAETVIKAIADDKVCVVGVYGPGGVGKSKLLANIERQAKKEKLFDVVVTEDVSRNPDLRRIQGEIAYALGLKIMNEETARGRADLLHKRLESNSQKNILIILDNLWKKLKLNEVGIPCGFDNKVRGCKLLLTSRNRDVLRTDMGSDKEFRLNELEHGEARRLFERTVGNIINDLDIKPWVNGVVKNCGGLPLLIVSSAKRLKHGELAAWRNASTHRDVSDVKSIAEQNYNDLGDERIRKLFLVCALDSSSILLRCTLPYCMGLGLYKQFSMTIESARDRLVMDLRSLQNSSLLLDGDDIEDLKMHDIFVDMAISITSIDWKALIGRKDYGFKEWSKDELSKCTAISFRFVGIDELPEKLDCPNLKMLLLSESNKSLKFPESFFESMEKLQVLDLTCLSFTSLPTSIKILENLNSLCLDYCHLEDVTLLGKLKGLQFLSFHGSIIARLPKEIGGLTELRFLDLTECFRLQIIEPGVLESLVNLEELYIDGFCQWEAEDEAPRSNASLADLKNMKKLRTLHITIPHSTNLSSDLPFGNLKEYKIQIGAIAHGCDEYKESRSLKLNLDSGNLLREACMQECLGRTQDLCLDGLQDDRDSIHDLCTKGFQELKHLCVINNLSLQYVVGSTQSTGFMRLESLVLQNLNNLKKISRDCLTPESFSKLKIVKVENCDEIKHFFPSSMTRIFLQLEEIEINRCHLMQQIVGDDEIDEYRDEIDDDANVKSCKLRRLTLQNLPEMMSFYKTVDHSVVFLDGQQILFPSLEELTVVSCGLMKIWHNELSKESFCELASITIRDCENLSHIFPSNKIEVFKSLEMIEVVNCTSLESLIEHVAVNTKKMPKSLVFRNLKKMKLWDLPRLDALVTSSSEATLSLPSLTTVSLRNCHSLRYLFTYDTSRTLVKLEMLDVSDCNKMQKVVAMEESEERNLKAMKFSRLQTLKLCSLKSLISFSLGSCAFEFTSLTNLSILECTELKAFILRLPMPRVETTNEGTAGSDESPPSLFDEKLLNIYKVCTQVLFPSLEELKLSSMCQLKRIWHNQLHGQSFCKLASLTVELCENFSHVFPSNSMDMLQSLSKIEVVGCPSLEALFEPVSLSSEERQKPLELSALKKMKLLNLPRLTDILKGDCEVTLTFPSLMELNVRSCPSLSYLFSSTTAKTLHELAVLDISCCNNLRGIIVMEEGKGKTAETFEFRHLAKLKLGDLKSLICFSLENCAGDGLYPLFDEKLAFPKLEELHIKGVQQKELWNSKILMESFCCLKTLQVKQCHNLVNVIPSFMSERLLHYMESLTVEECPSLRNLFTMSMAKSLGQLQYLGLSGCGEMEYIVTKEDQKSEEAIDKIVIPQLVTLYLHIMPKLRSFCQGKHISEWPSLKEFTIEDCKAVKVILGDAGLEGNGPTYQPLLLVEKVEFPAMESMKILHMDNMEKIWLDDLDSNAFGKLKTLVVEHCEKLLSIFSSYNMLMRFQNLEKITVTDCGSLEVAFQVQEFEFSEACSMNSFQLGEIVLTRLPKMKHVWNELPRGGFTFGHLQHMEVVKCESLKSLFPSSVAKNMTQFKELLVMDSGVEEIIAEKDGVGMSASDLFFPQLTNLKLLELPKLGSFYQNSHTLAWPLLKQLRVRHCGKMRSFLFACEFQGCQGTTTSKNQSALFSFEKEIDIVKHFMLVDTRLTTPVNCLKT; from the exons atgacTCAAGTCATTCAAGAACTCCAtaagaaaaataacttcccgGTTGTCCACTACGAAGATCCTCCGATAGGAATCACTGCTCTCACTTCCGCTGCTGCATATGCCGACAATGATGAAGATGTCTCGGAGTCAAGGGCTTCGTTTGCAGAGACGGTAATTAAGGCTATAGCTGATGACAAGGTATGTGTGGTTGGGGTGTATGGACCAGGTGGGGTAGGCAAATCCAAGCTTTTGGCAAATATCGAAAGGcaagcaaagaaagagaagctatTTGATGTGGTTGTCACAGAAGATGTATCACGCAATCCAGATCTAAGAAGAATCCAAGGAGAAATCGCTTATGCATTGGGTCTAAAGATAATGAATGAGGAAACTGCTCGTGGGAGAGCAGATCTTTTGCACAAGAGGTTAGAGAGTAATTCTCAAAAAAACATTCTcataattttagataatttgtgGAAGAAGCTGAAGTTGAACGAAGTTGGAATCCCTTGTGGATTTGATAATAAAGTAAGAGGCTGCAAGCTATTGCTAACATCTAGAAATCGAGATGTTTTACGTACTGATATGGGCTCTGACAAGGAGTTCCGACTCAATGAGTTAGAGCATGGAGAAGCGCGTAGACTTTTTGAAAGGACAGTGGGGAATATAATTAATGATCTTGATATTAAACCCTGGGTAAATGGAGTGGTCAagaattgtggaggcttgccACTTTTGATTGTTTCATCGGCAAAAAGGTTGAAACACGGAGAGTTGGCTGCATGGAGGAATGCTTCGACCCATAGAGACGTGTCGGATGTAAAATCAATAGCTGAACAAAATTACAATGACTTAGGAGATGAGAGGATCAGAAAATTGTTTTTGGTTTGTGCTCTAGACTCTAGCAGTATTCTCTTGAGGTGTACCCTTCCCTACTGCATGGGTTTGGGTTTATACAAACAATTCAGCATGACCATCGAAAGCGCTAGAGATAGGTTGGTAATGGATTTACGTTCCTTGCAGAACTCTTCTTTGTTATTAGATGGTGATGACATAGAAGACCTCAAAATGCATGACATATTTGTTGACATGGCCATCTCTATTACTTCCATAGACTGGAAGGCCTTGATCGGGAGGAAAGATTATGGGTTTAAAGAATGGTCAAAGGATGAGCTCAGCAAATGCACTGCAATATCCTTCCGTTTTGTGGGCATTGATGAGCTTCCAGAGAAATTAGATTGCCCAAACTTGAAGATGCTTCTGTTATCCGAATCCAACAAGTCTCTCAAATTTCCTGAGTCATTTTTTGAATCTATGGAGAAGCTCCAAGTCTTGGACTTGACTTGCTTATCTTTCACCTCTCTACCTACGTCGATTAAAATCCTTGAAAACCTCAATTCGTTGTGTCTTGATTACTGCCATCTAGAGGATGTGACTCTTCTTGGAAAGCTGAAAGGATTGCAATTCCTAAGTTTCCACGGATCTATAATCGCTCGGCTGCCCAAAGAAATAGGTGGACTAacagaattgagatttttggacttAACAGAGTGCTTCAGGCTCCAAATTATTGAACCTGGCGTGCTTGAaagcttggttaatttagaagaattgtACATTGATGGATTTTGTCAATGGGAGGCCGAGGATGAAGCACCGCGAAGCAACGCCAGCCTGGCCGACttgaaaaacatgaaaaagttgAGAACTTTGCACATTACCATTCCTCATTCTACCAATCTCTCAAGCGACCTGCCATTCGGGAATCTGAAAGAGTATAAAATCCAAATTGGGGCAATTGCGCATGGGTGCGATGAATACAAAGAATCCAGAAGTTTAAAGCTCAATTTGGATTCTGGCAATCTTCTCCGTGAAGCGTGTATGCAGGAATGTCTGGGGAGAACGCAAGATCTCTGCTTGGATGGATTGCAAGATGACAGAGATAGCATTCATGACTTGTGCACCAAAGGTTTTCAGGAATTGAAGCATCTTTGTGTAATAAATAACCTCTCACTTCAATATGTTGTTGGCTCCACACAGTCCACTGGATTTATGAGACTGGAATCATTGGTTCTACAGAATTTGAACAACTTGAAGAAGATTTCTCGCGATTGTCTTACCCCGGAATCCTTTAGCAAATTAAAGATTGTGAAAGTGGAAAACTGTGATGAAATTAAACATTTCTTTCCTTCATCCATGACAAGAATATTCTTGCAGCTAGAAGAGATTGAAATAAATAGATGCCACTTGATGCAACAAATTGTCGGAGATGACGAGATAGATGAATAcagagatgaaattgatgatgatgCCAACGTGAAGTCATGCAAGCTGCGTAGGCTAACGTTACAAAACTTGCCAGAGATGATGAGCTTCTATAAAACCGTGGACCATTCAGTCGTATTCTTGGATGGGCAACAG ATTCTTTTTCCCAGCTTGGAGGAGTTGACCGTCGTGTCGTGTGGGTTGATGAAGATATGGCACAATGAACTTTCTAAGGAATCATTCTGCGAACTAGCATCCATCACAATCCgagattgtgaaaatttgtctcatatttttccatcaaataaaaTAGAGGTGTTCAAGAGCCTGGAAATGATTGAGGTGGTCAACTGTACCTCTTTGGAGTCATTAATCGAACATGTTGCTGTCAATACtaagaaaatgccaaaaagtttggtcttccgaaacttaaaaaaaatgaagttgtgGGATCTGCCGAGGCTGGATGCGTTAGTGACAAGTAGCTCCGAAGCAACTTTGAGTCTTCCTAGTCTGACTACCGTTAGCTTGCGCAACTGCCACAGTCTGAGATATCTCTTCACATATGATACATCCAGGACTCTTGTTAAACTTGAGATGCTAGATGTTTCTGATTGCAATAAAATGCAGAAAGTAGTTGCCATGGAAGAAAGTGAAGAGCGAAATTTGAAGGCAATGAAGTTCTCTCGTTTACAAACATTGAAGCTTTGTTCCCTTAAGAGCTTGATTAGTTTCAGCTTAGGAAGTTGTGCATTTGAGTTTACCTCCCTCACAAATCTCTCAATTTTGGAGTGCACTGAACTCAAGGCATTCATACTGAGGCTGCCAATGCCAAGAGTAGAGACGACGAATGAGGGAACTGCTGGCTCTGATGAAAGTCCACCTTCTTTATTTGACGAGAag TTATTGAACATATACAAGGTTTGTACACAGgttctttttccaagtttgGAGGAATTGAAGCTTTCGTCCATGTGCCAACTAAAGAGGATATGGCACAATCAACTCCACGGACAGTCCTTCTGCAAACTTGCTTCCCTCACTGTTGAACTTTGTGAAAATTTCTCACATgtttttccatcaaattcaATGGACATGTTGCAAAGCTTGAGTAAAATTGAGGTGGTTGGATGTCCCTCCTTGGAAGCATTATTTGAACCGGTAAGCCTTAGCTCTGAGGAAAGGCAAAAGCCATTGGAACTCtctgcattaaaaaaaatgaagctgTTGAATCTACCAAGGTTGACAGACATTTTGAAGGGTGACTGCGAAGTAACCTTGACATTTCCTAGCCTGATGGAATTGAATGTAAGAAGTTGTCCTAGTTTGTCATATCTCTTCTCAAGTACCACAGCCAAAACTCTTCATGAACTTGCAGTGCTTGATATTTCCTGTTGCAATAATCTACGAGGCATCATTGtgatggaagaaggaaaagggaaaactGCAGAGACATTTGAGTTCCGTCATTTAGCCAAACTCAAGCTTGGTGACCTTAAGAGTTTGATTTGTTTTAGTTTAGAGAATTGTGCTGGTGATGGGTTATATCCTCTATTTGATGAGAAG CTTGCATTTCCAAAGTTAGAAGAGCTACACATCAAGGGAGTTCAACAAAAAGAACTATGGAACAGTAAAATCCTTATGGAGTCCTTTTGCTGTCTAAAGACCCTCCAGGTGAAGCAGTGTCACAACCTAGTGAATGTGATTCCTTCATTCATGTCAGAGAGGCTGCTTCACTATATGGAGTCCTTGACAGTTGAGGAGTGCCCTAGTTTGAGAAACCTTTTTACAATGTCTATGGCAAAAAGTCTAGGACAACTCCAATATCTGGGTCTCAGTGGTTGTGGAGAGATGGAGTACATTGTCACCAAAGAAGATCAGAAATCGGAAGAagcaattgacaaaattgtaatTCCTCAACTTGTCACTTTGTATCTTCACATCATGCCAAAACTTAGAAGTTTTTGCCAAGGGAAGCATATTTCAGAGTGGCCCTCTTTGAAAGAGTTTACCATTGAAGATTGTAAAGCTGTGAAAGTGATTCTAGGAGATGCCGGTTTAGAGGGTAACGGTCCAACATATCAACCGCTTTTACTCGTCGAAA aggTTGAGTTTCCTGCTATGGAGTCGATGAAGATCTTGCACATGGATAACATGGAGAAGATATGGCTTGATGATCTTGATTCAAACGCCTTTGGCAAACTCAAAACACTAGTAGTGGAGCATTGTGAGAAACTTTTATCCATATTTTCATCTTATAATATGCTCATGAGATTTCAAAACCTAGAGAAGATAACTGTGACCGATTGTGGATCCTTAGAAGTAGCATTTCAAGTCCAAGAGTTTGAATTTAGCGAAGCTTGTTCTATGAATTCTTTTCAATTGGGAGAAATAGTTTTGACGAGGCTCCCAAAAATGAAACATGTGTGGAATGAACTTCCTCGAGGAGGTTTTACCTTTGGACACTTGCAACACATGGAGGTTGTCAAGTGTGAGAGTCTCAAAAGTTTATTTCCAAGCTCAGTGGCAAAAAATATGACACAATTCAAAGAACTTTTAGTAATGGATAGTGGGGTGGAGGAAATTATTGCGGAGAAAGACGGAGTGGGGATGAGTGCAAGTGATCTCTTCTTTCCGCAATTAACCAACCTAAAATTACTTGAGTTGCCGAAACTAGGGAGCTTCTACCAAAATAGTCATACTCTAGCATGGCCACTCTTGAAGCAATTGCGAGTAAGACATTGTGGCAAGATGAGGTCGTTCTTATTTGCTTGTGAATTTCAAGGCTGCCAAGGTACAACTACCAGCAAGAACCAATCTGcgctcttttcttttgaaaag GAAATTGACATTGTCAAACATTTCATGCTTGTTGATACTCGCCTAACCACACCTGTGAATTgcttaaaaacttaa